The Alosa alosa isolate M-15738 ecotype Scorff River chromosome 17, AALO_Geno_1.1, whole genome shotgun sequence genomic sequence agacagtgagtgtgtgtgtgtgtgtgtgtgtgtgtgtgtgtgcgcacgtgggTTCCTTGTCtctaaggctgtgtgtgtgtcctccaggGTCTGAGGAACAAGCCGAAGAAGACCGGCCACGTGAAGCCCGACCTCATCGATGTAGACCTGGTCCGAGGTAAgagactcttacacacacacacacacgcacaaacacacacacacacacaaacacacacacacacacgcacaaacacgcacaaacacacacacacacaaacacgattTGCCCCCCTCCTCTTCACAAACACCAAAACTTTCCATATCAGCTTGCTaactagcaaactttgcatcatcagtgtaactactTAAATGGTTGACTTGTTTAAAAATTACTTGTTGAAAATGTTCGTATGGACATTTTGGGCTATCTAATTTCATATATATTTcaacgtatgtatgtatgtgtgtgtgtgtgtgtgtgtgtgtgtgtgtgtgtgtgtgtgtgtgtgtgtgtgtgtgtgtgtgtgtgtatgtagcattgtggcataagtagttagcttgctaaccgAGCCGTGCCGACTGAAATGTTATCTAGAGGCACAGAGTGCAGAGGCCAGTTTGAGTACATCGCCACCTAGTGTAGCGGAGTTTGAGTACGAATAGCAGatactcagggccagatgtacgtacattcgcgaacgtagcgttatcagcgccatggacacaccgcagattgcgagcgctgtcagacccaagtttccgtcgcatttatcaatcgttcaatccttagtgtaaaactgcgcctttctctgcccttctccgcccataaacgcaattcttaacgcccacaactgaatggcagcaccTACATATGCcgccagttgaatgaagttaactgatgacagcattaaaaagaatcaaacgtttacatcatgaaataataccatacaagataagatgtaaacaagcaggaagataataaagatcagtagttctactctaaactacttgtgcacgagGCTATGGATGATCGGTCAAATCTAGCgcagtaggaaagtttaagtgaatggcgGAAAGTGAAAAGTAAGACATTGAAGGCCAACGAAAAgttgaggttgcttttggtagtacaaatactttcaccacaaaaactggtgctctaaatagcgattctgttgtctttgaaaggtttctcttattgacgcattgaactgcaatttggataaacacctgcttttacaaaggcggaagtatttaagCTTAGAATAgacgctttcaggagcagtctttgtagaTACCGCTGAATACATAACTAAAAGCCTTTtacccctcccatctttttacactaaactcccactttcccctggatcctcccatgaatgcatatgcatgacatgacaaacacaattagccatgttcagctcccgcgacaagtttgcgcttttacatcattgcggcctgtttgtacatactgtacctcacaatgattttacacacacattgcgaaacaaatacacctgaagtgggcgcaaaagcgttagtacatctggccctcagccTTCTATTCTATACGTGCAGCAGATActgaaatgtgcacacacacacacacacacacacacacacacacaaatgaggacCAAGTTGGGGACCTATGGAAGTGTGTAAGCTGTTGTTAAATGTccattttgaaacagtttttaattaagcAAGACTGTAGACACTTTTTCACACCGTCtctctgtaaatgtgtgtgtgtgtgtgtgtgtagggtctgCGTTTGCGAAGGCGAAGCCAGAGAGCCCCTGGACATCTCTGACCCGTAAGGGGCTGGTCAGGGTGGTGTGTTTCCCCTTCTTCTACCGCTGGTGGTCACAGGTCACCTCACGAGGAAtattcctgctgctgctgggactCTACCTgctacagggtacacacacacacacacacccccgcacacacacacacctcacaagaTAATTAAAAACACATAAGATGATAAAAAGCATAAAGCTTCTGTCTGCTTTACACAACAGTGTAGGCCAATATAGTTTGAGCCGGAGTCGAGCGCCTGTTGCCCCTGACAACATTTACCAACAGTAGTTCTATTTACATCTGATGTACATAGCAAATGCtttaatggacacacacacacacacacacaggccttgcACACATCTTTCACATTGTTTCAACATTGTTTTTTGGTTTAACGCTGTTCTTTccgtgtatatgtgtctgtgtgtttaatgctgttctgtgtgtgtgtgtgtgcgcgtgctgcAGTGCTGGTGGcggtgctgtatgtgtgtgtgtcggaggcAGACGCGCGGGCGGTGCCAGTGACGGAGGTGTTTGGCGGCTCGTGGCTGATGCTGCTCCTCGGGACGGTCCACTGCCAGATCGTCTCCACACGGACGCCCAAACCGTCGCCTAGCAACAGTGGCAGGAGGCGCAGGTGAGTCAAGCGCTGTTTGGGGTTGTCATAGTGATGTTTGCAGTTTCTGTTTCATTTCTGAGGCTCGTCTCTggagcttgttttttgttttttttagattcTGAGTGTTTTCTAGATTCTGAGAGTGTGTTTTCTagattctgagtgtgtgttttctagATTCTGAGTGTGTTTTCTAGATTCTGAGTGTGTTTTCTAGATTCTGAGTGTGTTTTTTCAGGTTTCTGAAGCTGTGTTTCTGGTTTCTGACAGTGTTTTCTAGATTCTGAATGTTTCTGTGTTTTCTCGTGTGGTTTGATGTTTTATCCCCTTCCTGAAGTAGCCATAGTTTCCAGAGCCACACATGCAagtcagctcacacacacacacacacacacagtcatgcagtTGATCATGTTCACATCGGAGGGTCCACCGAGGAGTCAGATTGAGAccctcagagtgtgtgtgtgtttgtgtgtctgctaaGGAATTGGTGCACATGGAGGACGatagggaggtgtgtgtgtgtgtctgctaagGAATTGGTGCTAATGGAGGACTatagggaggtgtgtgtgtgtttgctaaggAATTGGTGCTCATGGAGGACTatagggaggtgtgtgtgtgtgtgtgtctgctaagGAAGTGGTGCTCATGGGGGACTatagggaggtgtgtgtgtgtgtgttaaggttgAAGGAAACCTAGAAGTtcatagggtgtgtgtgtgtctaagcagtgtgtctgtgtgtcaactGAAGGAAACTTAGGAAGGTGGCGTACCTGGAAGCTTgtaggttggtgtgtgtgtatgggtctaagcagtgtgtgtgtgtgtgtgtgtgtgtgtgtgtgtgtgttccggcTGAAGGAAACTGAGGAAAGCGGCCCACCTGGAGTCCCATAGAGAGGCGGACGGCTCTAGCACTACTGATAACACCCAGGAGGGGGCGCCACTCAGCTCGGGCTCTGTCCACTCCTCTCGTCTGTCCACTCTCCTCACAGGCCTCTGGCATGACCTCTTTACACAcgggtgtacacacacacacacacacacacacctctttacacacgggtgtgtatctgtctggCCTCTTCACCTCGTCTGtccgtctacacacacacacacacacacacacacacacacacacacacactatgcacacacacactattaaacTAAAATTATTACGACTACTACATGGAAGTTtagctggtgagtgtgtgtgtgtgtgtgtgtccagagtcAAGCACAGTTTGGGTGAACTTTGAAATTCAAGCAAGAGGCttggatacacacatacacacacacacacacacacacacacacacacacacatatttaaacgcttaaacacatacacattagaTCACTCCTCTCCCGTCAGGGCTGTCTCTGTGTGAGCAGAATGTCAaactttgtaaatgtgtgtgcatgtgtctgtgtgtgcatgtgtgtgtgtgtgtgtgcatgtaggtgcTTATGTTGTTTATGAGTGAATGTGGGTAAGTCTgtgactgcctgtgtgtgtgtgtgagtatgagtgtgtgtgtgtgtctgtatgtgtgtgtgtgtgtgtgtgagagagtatgagtgtgtgtgtgtgagagagagtatgagtgtgtgtgtctgtgtgtgtgtgtgagagtatgagtgtgtgtgtgtgtgtgtgtttgtgtgtgtgagagtgtgtgtgtgtgtgtctgtgtctgtgtgtgtgagtatgagtgtgtctgtgtctgtgtgtgtgtgagtgtgagtataagtgtgtgtgtgtgtgagtgtgagtataagtgtgtgtgtgtgtgtcctccagcAGTACTGCATGTCTCTTGTGTCCTGCAGGTCGAAGCGCTCGAAGATGTCCATCGATAAGTCCACGGAGACAGACCACGGATACGTCTCGCTGGATGGACGAATCACCAGCAAGAGTAGCGAGGAGGGCCTGCAGCTcaaccccgacacacacacacactcacgcacacacacacactcacacacacacacacaccccgagcTGCTGCACCCAGACGAACCCTGCTGGGGCACCCTGGGACCCCGAAACAACCTTCTCCTGCCGCCACTCagcaaggtaacacacacacacacacacacgctcacacacacacgtgcgctcactcgctcacacacacacgcacacacacacatgctcacacacacacatacacactcccttCCCCTTGTTCGATCCCAAACTGATGCTGTCAGTACCTAATGAATCCCAGTGGTacactgacctgtgtgtgtcggtgtgtgtgtgtgtgtcggggtgtctgtgtgtcggtgtgtatgtcggggtgtgtgtgtgtgtgtgtgtcggtgtgtgtgtgcgcgcgcgtgtgtgtgtcggtgtgtgtgtgtgtgtgtgcgtgcatgcgtgtgtgtttgtgcatgtgcagtgTGTTCCGGAGTCGCTGCTCCCTCGTGAGGCGGAGAACATCTCAGACGAGGCGTCCAGCGAAGAGGATCCAGAACATTCCTACAGCACCCTCCGCAGGGGAGTGGAGAGACTGACCAGCGAGTGCTCACTCCGCCACCGCAAGACACACTCCTTCAAGAAACACTACAACcctgaggtacacacacacacacaccagtgtttcctctaGGATCTTGCCTgtccgcccccccccccatttgatttggttaaaaagtcacaggttaggttattggttattattgtaatgatgctattcataaataatgagctgtaaagttaactcagactttaacaaaaacaattttttaaaggatatcgactaattatcgttatcatcaaaatcacaaaaaatatcgagatattatttttttgtccatatcgcccacccctacagCCTCCCTTATAACATCAAATCTGCACCATCAGTGGCTGTTTTCAAATCTAAAGACCCACTTATATACAGTTGCCTTCCTTAAATAGTGAATGATTCCACTCATGTCTCTGCtaatttattatcattatttattattatcattgctgtttgtttattttgtcttgggtactgtactgtatacttttttgttttgtttgtttgtttgtctgtaaagcacgttgtgctctgtgtttgaaaagtgctatataaataaataaatattattattattattattattattattgtgtgtgtgtgtaggagcagAAGCAGTCGGGGACGAGCTGCAGCTCGCGGTGTTCCAGCCTGCGCACGGCGGACTCGGAGAGCACGCGGCACGAGTCGGAGACGGAGGATGTGCTGTGGGAGGACTTCCTGCACTGTGCTGAGTGCCGCTCCTCCTGCAGCAGCGAGACCGAGCCAGAGGGGGGCGCCCTCAACAACGCCAGCAGCACCAAGAAGGAGTACAGGGACGACCCCTTCCACCAGGtgggtgtggaggtgtgtgtgtgtgtgtgtggcggtggatatgcgtgtgcgtgtgtgtgtttgtggcggtggatatgcttttgtgtgtgagtgtgtgtgtgtgtgtgtgtggcggtggatatgcttttgtgtgtgtgtgtgtgtgtggcggtggatatgcgtgtgtgtgtgtgtggtggtggataTGCTTGTGTCTGCATTCTGCACGTGTGTATATTcttgtatctttgtgtgtgtatgcttgtatctaagtgtgtctgtgtgtgtatgcttgtgtatgtgtgtatgcttgtatctaagtgtgtctgtgatgctggtgtatgtgtgtgtgacagacagagtgcttgtatgtttatttctgtgtagcgagtgtgtgtgtgtgtgtgtgtatgtatgtttctgtgtagagagtgttagtgtgtgtgtatatgtttgtttctgtgtagagtgtgttagtgtgtgtatgtatgtttgtttctgtgtagagtgtgtgtgtgtgtgtgtgtgtgtgtgtttgtttctgtgtagcgactgtgtgtgtgtttgagtcaggGCAGGTTAGACTCCAGTTGATGATGGATGAGTGACTTGTGTTTACTTCCATAAATAACCCCGACCTTTGACCATGCATAgcgactgtctgtctgtctgtctgtctgtctgtgtgtgtgcgtgcatctgtctgtatgtctgtgtgtgtgcgtatgtctgtgtgtgtgcgtatgtctgtgtgtgtgtgtgtctttttcacCCAGACAGGCTATTATAATAACCTCTTGAAATAgcaactgtgtttgtgtgtcctctGGAAATAGCGTTTATCAGAGGTGTGTATGAGagatgcctctgtgtgtgtgtgtgtgtgtgtgtgtgtgtatgaatgagtgaCACCtcagttgtggtgtgtgtgtgtgtgtgagagacgattgtgtgtgtgagtgtgtgtgtgtgtatgagtgacacctcagttgtggtgtgtgtgtacagtatgagagacgtttgtgtgtgtgtgtgtgtgtgttattagccTCAGTGAAGGAATTTCAGTGTTTCAGTGTAATTCTGATAATCatttgtgaccctgcaaggcgaaaccagtcgttttggtaaaatttccaaaattaagtTAATGTGCTCACATTAACGCCattgactaagctttccaacgatatgtatatcgagggtattgtaaaaagtatcgctaagataaccacagccaaagttggcatggttctcaCAATGTCTCTGTCACAATAcaccagaagaggagaaaatcccctttttaagtaaattgtcacatgagggcacagctattattagccttacggtagcgtaactttgaagcggatgactgactatgtccagttttatcaaccgagtgagtatgtttttctgccccctagttaataccagggatggtcataaggtgtcactatagaatataattaatgtatttcgggggaagtaaggggagaagAAGTTCTATGTACacagattatgtaggctataggcccacttttaaaatgtgctactgctacgtcaatggaaaacttctcctggtccgTAAAATGGCACCAGGATATTACTAAAAGTTcgtgcttttgaccgttcgtgccctgaaaggcaagtctttcacattcatattcggttacatctgccaagaacgatagagagcttacacattgagtaatgagtaggctacattttatctctaccgtaaaaccttatagcggcgtggacaaatggaatgactgctaatgtgttgaatcttcacctaaaaggtggggtttaacagtcaaagcGTATGTTTATCTGTGAattttgttcacaatatgaaagtgtagactgtatatgCAAAAGCGTAAAATTCGACATTTTAACCCAtacgtttgtttatcgtggattttctcaaaatagcactgtCATAGGAAGGCGACTGGTTTAAGCCTTGCAGGATcacatttgtgcatttgtgtgagtttgtgtgtgtgtgtgtcatgtgttggtgtgtgtgtgtgtttgtcatgttttgtgtgtgtttgtgtgtgtcatgttttggtgtgtgtgtgtgtgtgtgtttgtgtgtgtcatgttttggtgtgtgtttctgtcatgtgttggtgtgtgtgtgtatgagggtgaCTGTTTGGTGTGTTAGAGGTCAGAGACggtgtgtgatgtgagtgatgagggcgcgtgtgtgtgtgtacgtgttgcTGTTTATTACTGTTGCTAATGTGAACCAGTGTCAAGCTCGTTTACAAGTGTTTGggtaaggtgtgtgtgcttgagaggTGTGCTGTGAgttatgaagtgtgtgtgtgtgtgaattgtagAATTTCTggaatttttaaaaagtaaattcaAGACATTTAGTCCAAATCATGGAATAACGTTCTTCTTAACGCATGTGAATTCATATGCATCccataatgctgtgtgtgtgtgtgtgtgtgaattcatatgcatcccataatgctgtgtgtgtgtgtgaattcatatgcatcccataatgctgtgtgtgtgtgtgagttcatatGCGTCCCAtaatgctgtctgtgtgtgtgtgaattcatatgcatcccataatgctgtgtgtgtgtgtgaattcatatgcatcccataatgctgtgtgtgtgtgtgtgtgtgtgtgaattcataCGCGTCCCAaaatgctgtctgtgtgtgtgtgtgtgagtgagttcaTATGCGTCCCAtaatgctgtctgtgtgtgtgtgtgaattcataTGCATCCCATAATGCTGTCCATGTGAATTCATATGCATCCCATAatgctgtctctgtgtgtgtgtgtgaattcatatgcatcccataatgctgtgtgtgtgtgtgtgaactcatatgcatcccataatgctgtgtgtgtgaattcataACGTCGgataatgctgtgtgtgtgaattcataTGCGTCctatagtgctgtgtgtgtatagtgtgtttctgataagtgtgtgtgtgtgtgtgcgctgcaggGGCACGTGCCATGGCTCCACTCCACCAACCCCGGGTTGGAGCGCGTTAGCGCCATCGTGTGGGAGGGCAACGAGTGCAAGAAAGCAGACATGTCCGTCCTGGAGATCAGTGGCATGATCATGAACCGGGTAACACatataacacacgcacacataacgcgcacacacacaacgcgcacacacacacacacacacacacacacaacacgcacacccacaacacaacaca encodes the following:
- the LOC125310808 gene encoding LOW QUALITY PROTEIN: protein PHTF2-like (The sequence of the model RefSeq protein was modified relative to this genomic sequence to represent the inferred CDS: inserted 1 base in 1 codon; substituted 1 base at 1 genomic stop codon) gives rise to the protein MASKVRDAVLWYQKKIGAYDQQIWEKSVEQREIKFIRLGLRNKPKKTGHVKPDLIDVDLVRGSAFAKAKPESPWTSLTRKGLVRVVCFPFFYRWWSQVTSRGIFLLLLGLYLLQVLVAVLYVCVSEADARAVPVTEVFGGSWLMLLLGTVHCQIVSTRTPKPSPSNSGRRRRKLRKAAHLESHREADGSSTTDNTQEGAPLSSGSVHSSRLSTLLTGLWHDLFTHGSKRSKMSIDKSTETDHGYVSLDGRITSKSSEEGLQLNPDTHTHSRTHTHSHTHTHPELLHPDEPCWGTLGPRNNLLLPPLSKCVPESLLPREAENISDEASSEEDPEHSYSTLRRGVERLTSECSLRHRKTHSFKKHYNPEEQKQSGTSCSSRCSSLRTADSESTRHESETEDVLWEDFLHCAECRSSCSSETEPEGGALNNASSTKKEYRDDPFHQGHVPWLHSTNPGLERVSAIVWEGNECKKADMSVLEISGMIMNRVNLQTPSIGYQMFGNLVAVALGLTPFAYRLCQCRELDXRPPTXLGEARSARPAPTICTVITMVTLSLVVRACLTWLFFFLLSVAERTYKQRLLFAKLFGHLTSARRARKSEVPHFRLKKVQNIKMWLSLRSYLKRRGPQRSVDVIVSSAFLLTLSVVVICCAQLLHVHETFLDCHYNWELVIWCSSLSLFLLRFITLGSETSKKYSNTSILLTEQINLYLKMEKKPNKKEELTLVNNVLKLATKLLKELDAPFRLYGLTMNPLLYSITQVVILSAVSGVISDLLGFNLKLWKIKS